In Mycobacterium tuberculosis H37Rv, a single window of DNA contains:
- the ilvE gene encoding branched-chain amino acid aminotransferase, protein MTSGSLQFTVLRAVNPATDAQRESMLREPGFGKYHTDHMVSIDYAEGRGWHNARVIPYGPIELDPSAIVLHYAQEVFEGLKAYRWADGSIVSFRADANAARLRSSARRLAIPELPDAVFIESLRQLIAVDKAWVPGAGGEEALYLRPFIFATEPGLGVRPATQYRYLLIASPAGAYFKGGIAPVSVWVSTEYVRACPGGTGAAKFGGNYAASLLAQAEAAENGCDQVVWLDAVERRYIEEMGGMNIFFVLGSGGSARLVTPELSGSLLPGITRDSLLQLAIDAGFAVEERRIDIDEWQKKAAAGEITEVFACGTAAVITPVARVRHGASEFRIADGQPGEVTMALRDTLTGIQRGTFADTHGWMARLG, encoded by the coding sequence ATGACCAGCGGCTCCCTTCAATTCACGGTGTTACGTGCGGTCAATCCGGCCACCGACGCGCAGCGTGAATCGATGCTGCGGGAGCCGGGTTTCGGCAAATACCACACCGACCATATGGTGTCGATCGACTATGCCGAGGGCCGTGGTTGGCACAACGCGCGGGTAATCCCTTATGGCCCGATCGAGCTGGATCCCTCGGCGATCGTGCTGCACTATGCGCAGGAGGTGTTCGAAGGGCTCAAAGCCTACCGCTGGGCCGACGGGTCCATCGTGTCGTTTCGCGCCGACGCCAACGCCGCCAGGTTGCGTTCGTCGGCGCGGCGGTTGGCGATTCCCGAACTGCCCGACGCGGTGTTCATCGAATCCCTGCGCCAGCTAATCGCTGTCGACAAAGCTTGGGTGCCCGGTGCCGGCGGTGAGGAGGCGCTGTATCTGCGGCCGTTCATCTTCGCCACCGAGCCGGGACTGGGCGTGCGGCCTGCCACCCAATACCGTTACCTGTTGATCGCCTCGCCGGCCGGTGCGTACTTCAAGGGCGGCATCGCCCCTGTCAGCGTCTGGGTTTCGACGGAGTATGTACGGGCCTGTCCGGGCGGCACCGGTGCGGCCAAGTTCGGCGGCAACTACGCCGCCTCGTTGCTGGCGCAGGCCGAAGCCGCCGAGAACGGATGCGACCAGGTGGTGTGGCTGGACGCTGTGGAACGCCGCTATATCGAAGAGATGGGTGGCATGAACATCTTCTTCGTGCTCGGCAGCGGCGGATCGGCGCGGCTGGTCACCCCGGAGCTGTCCGGTTCCCTGCTGCCCGGGATCACACGGGATTCGTTGTTGCAGTTGGCTATTGATGCCGGATTCGCGGTCGAGGAACGCAGGATTGATATCGACGAGTGGCAGAAGAAAGCCGCCGCCGGCGAGATCACCGAGGTGTTTGCGTGCGGCACCGCCGCTGTCATCACCCCGGTCGCGCGGGTGCGGCACGGTGCCAGCGAGTTCAGAATCGCCGACGGTCAGCCGGGTGAGGTGACCATGGCACTACGCGATACGCTGACCGGCATCCAGCGGGGCACCTTCGCGGACACCCACGGCTGGATGGCGCGGCTGGG